The region CAAGAAAGGCCTTGAGTCCCTTGTCGGTCAAGGGGTGTTCAAAGAGTTGATACAGAACCTTGGGCGGCACGGTGGCCACGTGTGCGCCCAAGCGGGCCGCCTCGATCACGTGCAACGGATGACGCACGCTGGCCACTAGAATCTGAGTGGTGAAGGCGGGATAGTTGGCGTAAATCCGCACCATGTCGCTGATCAGGTCCATGCCGTCGTGCGACAGGTCGTCGAGTCGTCCGACAAACGGCGACACGAAGGTCGCGCCCGCCTTGGCCGCCAAGATGGCCTGCCCCGGGGAAAAGCACAAAGTGACGTTGACCATCACCCCGTCGTGGCTCAACACCCGGCAGGCCTTGAGGCCGTCGCGGGTCAGAGGCAGTTTGACCGTCACATTGGGGGCAATGTGGGCAAGGCGGCGCCCTTCCTCGATCATTGCCGTCGCGTCAAGGGCCGTGACCTCGGCGCTGACCGGGCCCGACACCACGGCGCAGATATCGGCGATCAGGGTCAGGAAATCCTTGCCCTCGCGCGCGGCCAGGGTTGGATTGGTGGTCACGCCGTCCACCATCCCCGTGGCGGCCAACTCCTTGATGTCGGTCAGGTTTGCCGTATCGATGAAAAACTTCATGCCCGGATCCCTCGTTGCTTCCCCCCAGGTCCCCCCTTGGCATCGCGGCGCGTGGCGGCGGCTGGCGGGGTGCGCCGCGTCGCGGCTGTTGGTAGGGGGCCGGAGTGTAGCCCATGGCCGATAGTCCCGCCACCACCCCGTCAGTCCCGACGCGGGTTCCCGTGCTGTTGCCCGTGCCAGTGGCGGGACCCTACGATTATCTGGCGCCGGCCGGGAGGCTGCCCGCGCCGGGATCCTTTGTGCGGGTGCCTCTGGGCCGGCGCGAGGCCCTGGGCGTGGTGTGGGACCAGGGGAGCCCGGACGGGCCGGATCTTGCGCGGCTGCGCCCGATCGCGGCCGTTTTGCAGGAGCCGCCGCTGCCGGCCCCGCTGCGGGCCTTGGTGGACTGGCTCGCGTCGTACACCGTCCAGTCGCCAGGGGCGGTGCTGCGTCTGGCGCTTAGTGTGCCCGAGGCCCTGACGCCGCCGCCGCCGCACAAGGCCTGGGCCCTGTCCTCCGACGTCGGCGACCTTACGGGCTTGACGCCCAAGCGCCAGCAGGTTCTGGCCGCGCTCGCCCGCGCGTCGGGGCCCCTGACCACCGCCGAACTGGTGCGTGAGGCCAAGGTGGGTGCCGCCGTGGTCACCGCCTTGGCCCAGGCCGGGCGGGTGAAGGCGGTGGAGCGGGCGCGGGAGGAACCGCTGCCCTGGCCCGACTCCAGCCGGCCCGGACCCGACCTTTCGCCCGCGCAGGCGGCGGCGGCGGCCCAACTCTGCCGCCCCCAGGGGTTTGCGGTCACGCTGCTCGAAGGCGTCACCGGCGCCGGCAAGACCGAGGTCTATTTCGAGGCCCTGGCCCATGTTCTGAGGGAGGGACGCCAAGGCGTCGTACTGCTGCCCGAGATCGCCCTGGCCGCCCAATGGCCCGAGCGCTTTGCCCAGCGCTTCGGGGCGCCGCCTGCCCTTTGGCACTCCCAACTCAGCCCAGCCCAGCGGCGGCGCACGTGGCGGGCGGTGGCCCGGGGGACGGCGCCGGTGGTGGTGGGGGCGCGTTCTGCCTTGTTCTTGCCCTTTCCCGACTTGGCCACATCAGGTTGGTCAGCGTCACGTCGCGCAGGTCCCGCCGAGCCCTGGGGACGTCCCCCGGGCTGGCGGGACCTGCGCGACGTGACGCTGACCAACCTGATGTGGGCCGGGCCGTCGCGCTGGCGGCTGTGGCTCAACGACCAGCCCCTCGGCCCCGAGGATCCGCTGTTGCCCCATGTGCGGGTCCTGCGGGTCACCCCCGGCACCGCCACCTTGGCCGTCAGCCGGGGGCCGCGGGAAAACGCCGTGGTGGTCCTGCGGCCGGGACAAACCTATCGGGTGCACCAAGACCGGCTCGATGATCCGGGCCTTCGCCATTGAAACAACGCATCCGGGGTAAATATCACTGGAAACAGAGAGCCATCAGTCCTAGGGTAAAAAAGCGCGCAGCGGAAAGACATGGGCGGGGACTTGACAGAACCCCCGCTTTCCCCTATCCGCAAGCCGATCTCCAAAACCGCCGGGCGAGCGGGAGGGGACACGGACGCGACGCAAGGGCCGCCGGAACCAGTGGCCAACAAGGCCCGCCGGGCGCGTGCCGACATTCCTGAACCAACCTGGGTCATGGCGCCGCCGGGAGCCCGGGCAACAGAGATTCCCCCTGGGCAAGGGATCCCCGCGCGCGGGGATCGCGATGTCAACGGAATCCAAGGAAGCAGCGTGGAAAAGCAGTCCTCTTCGTGGAGATTTGACGGGACCATGAAAAACGCGAACTCGCGCGGTCGCCCCCGCAGCCGCAACATGAACGGCAAACGCCCTCCCAACCGAAATCAGGTGTTTGACAGCAATGGGCCCGGGGTACGAGTGCGGGGAAACGCGCAGCAGCTCGTTGAAAAATACTTGGCCATGGCCCGCGACGCCGCCTCGCAAGGGGACCGCATCCTGGCCGAAAACTGCCACCAACACGCCGACCACTATCAGCGCGTTCTCAATGCCCTGACCGGCCGTTACATCAAACCCGACGAGCAGCCCCAGGCCCCCGGCTCCTTCGACGACGACGACGAGGGCCTCGACGACGAGGATCCCCGGGACACGGGACGGGACTCCGGGCGCGACACCAACCGCTACGACACCCGCTATCAAGAGCCCCGTCACCACGAGCCGCGCCCGGGCGAAGGGCAGCAGCCTGATCTGGCTCCCCTGCCACCGCGCGACCTGGGCTCTGAGCCCCAACCCATCGTGATCTTGGACGACGAGCGACCCCAGCCCGTGGCCGCGCCCGCCCCCAAGCCGGAACGGGCCCCCCGCCGCCGCCGCCGCCCCGCCGCCGAGGCCCAGCCGGCGGCCGAGCCCGAAGCGGTGTCGGACAGCCGCGACGAGAGCGTGCCGGCCTGAGCCTTTTCAAGGGCCCGGGCTTGGAGATGTAGACGCGGTAAGATAAAAAAGGCTGGGGAGGCGGGCCTCCCCAGACCCCTCGGACCTTAAGGAAGGGGGCGTTCCACTTCGGCTTTGAGGCCGGTATTGATGGCTTCATAGGCTCGACGGGACGTTTCGCGCAGCGCCGGGGTCATCACGGTGTCGGCCAGCAGGCCGGAAAACACCTCGCCATGGGTCAGCAGCGTGGTGTTGTCGGGCTGGGCCTGAAGCCGAAAAAAATGATCGCCGGCAAACAGGCCCGGCAGAGACCCCCGCCACACCAGTTCGGTCTCCGGGCGGCACTCGGTGACCCGGGCCGGGATGAACAGCACCGGCCGCCCTTCCAGCTTGACCGTGAGCAGAAGAAAAGCCCCCGTCTCGGCGCGGCCGCGAATGCTCTGAAGCACGGTGTTCCAGGTCCCGATCCGAGGAAAATCGGTCAGGACCTGCCACACCTGGGACGGCGGCGCGTTGATTTCGCACACGGTCTGGACGGCGCTGCTCATCAGATATCCAATCCTTCGACGAAACGGGCGTTTTCCTGGATGAAGCGAAAGCGCAGCTCCGGCTTGCGCCCCATCAGCTCCTCGACAAGGCGGGTCACGGCACGGCCCTCCTCGCGGTCTTCCTCGGTCCGCCCCGCCGGCACCGTCACGCGCAGGAGTTGGCGGGTGGCATAGGCCATGGTCGTCTCGCGCAACTGGGCCGGCGGCATTTCGCCCAGACCCTTGAAGCGGCTGATCTCGACTTTGCCCTTTTTGAAGCGGGTGCGCAAAAGTTCCTCGCGATGGGCGTCGTCCCGGGCATACACGCTGGTACCGCCCTGGGTCAGCCGGTACAGCGGCGGCATGGCGAGATACAAGTGCCCCGCCGAAACCAAACCTGGCATCTCGCGGAAGAAAAAGGTCATGAGAAGGCTGGCGATATGGGCACCGTCCACATCGGCGTCGGTCATGATGATGACCCGCTCATAGCGCAACCGCTCCAGGTCGAAGCGGGAGCGGGTGCCACAGCCCAGGGCCTCGACCAGATCACTCAGTTCCTGGTTGGCCTGCATCTTGTCGAGCGAGGCCGAGGCCACGTTGAGGATCTTGCCGCGCAGGGGCAACACGGCCTGGGTCTCGCGGTCGCGGGCCTGCTTGGCCGAGCCCCCGGCCGAATCGCCCTCCACCAAGAATACCTCGGTGCCCTGGCAGGTCGAGCGCGTGCAATCGGCCAGCTTGCCGGGCAGGCGCAGCTTTTTGGTCGCCGTTTTGCGCCCGGCTTCCCGCGCCTGGCGTCGGCGCTGGCGTTCCTCGGCGCGCTCCAGGGCATGGGCGAGAACGGCATTGGCCACCTCGGGCGCGCCGGTCAGCCAGTGGTCAAAGGGATCGCGCAGGGCTTGCTCAACCAGCCGGGTGGCCTCGGTACTGACCAGCCGCTCCTTGGTCTGGCCCTGAAACTGGGGCTCGCGAATAAAGACCGAGAGCATCACCGCCGCGCCGCCCACCACATCCTCGGGCATCAAGGAAGCGGCCTTTCGGTTGCCGGCCATATCCCCATACGCCTTAAGGCTGCGAGTCAGCGCATTGCGCAACCCCGCCTCGTGGGTGCCGCCCTCGKGGGTGGGGATGGTGTTGACGTAGGAGCTGAAAAAGCCCTCGTCCTCCTCGGGCCAACACAGGGCCCACTCCAGGCTGCCCATGTCCTCGGCCAAGGTGGTTTTGCCGGCGAACACCCGTCCGGCCACCAGCGGCCGCCCCTCTAGCACCGCGCCCAGGAAGTCTTCCAGACCGTTGGGGAAGTGCAAGACCTCCTCGGCCGGGGTGGGATCGTCCTCGCGCAACAGTTCCGGCGCACACGCCCAGCGAATCCTCACCCCCCGGAACAGGTACGCCTTGGAGCGAGCCATCCGGTGCAAGATCGCGGGCTTCAAGCGCGCGCGCCCGCCGAAAATATCGGGATCGGGATGGAAGGTGATGGTGGTCCCGCGCCGGTTGGGCGCTGCCCCCACCCGCTCCAGCGGCCCCTGGGGATGCCCCCGGGAATAGGACTGGGCCCAGAGGGTGCGTTCGCGCGCCACTTCCACCTTCAAGGTGTCGGACAGCGCGTTGACCACCGACAAGCCCACACCGTGCAAGCCGCCCGACACTTTATAGGCGCTGCCCCCGAATTTGCCCCCCGAGTGCAGGGTGGTCAAAATCACTTCCAGGGCGCTTTTGTCGGGAAAGCGGGGGTGCGGATCCACCGGGATCCCGCGCCCGTTGTCACGCACGGTCACAAAGCCGTCGGCCGTCATCTCCAGGTCGATGACCTGAGCATGGCCGGCCACGGCCTCATCCATGGCGTTGTCGAGAATCTCGGCAACCAAGTGGTGCAAAGCACGCTCATCGGTGCCCCCGATATACATGCCAGGCCGCCGGCGGACCGGTTCCAGGCCCTCCAGCACCTCGATGTCTTGGGCGGTGTAGGCGTTGGCGTCACGCGGCGCCGCCCCGTCTTGAAAGAGATCGCTCATGGCCCGACTATAGGAACGGAAGCGGGAGATCGGCAAGGGATCCCCGCACCGAGCAAAACAGCAACCCCCCTCCAAAATACCACAAAGGAGAAACAGCGTGAGCGATGCCCCCTCCGCCCCCGACGCCGAGCCCCGTGGCCATCTGTCCATTCGCACCGTGGCCATGCCGGCCGATACCAATCACTACGGCGATATTTTTGGCGGATGGCTGATGGCGCAAATGGATCTGGCCGGCGGCACCCGGGCCCGCCAGATCGCCCAATGCCGCGTCGCCACGGTGGCGGTCAACGGCTTCACCTTCCACAAACCGGTCTCTGTGGGAGATGAACTCAGTTGCTATACGGAACTGGTCCGCTCGGGACGCACCAGCTTGTCCATTCAGGTGCAGGCCTGGGTCCGCCGCCATCGCGATGAGGCCATCGAAAAAGTGACCGAGGGCATCTTTGTCTTTGTCGCCCTTGATGAAAGCGGCCGCCCCCATCCCTGGCACCCGGACACGCGGCCCGCCTAGACCTGGGTTTTTGGGCTACACCTTGCCTAGCCTTTCCGGTATGCTTCCCTAACGAACTCTTAAAGATCTGCTCGTGAAAACGCCGGGCTGCCGCACGATTTGGGAACGCGGGGCTGCCGCCCCGGACCCCGCCTGGAGGCGAGAGCCTCCAGACCGCCTCTTTTTTTTAAAAAAGAAGGGGAAGGTGTTGGCGCATCGGGCGCTTTTAAGGAACAGGGGGGGCAGAATCGACCCCCAAAAAACCTCGGGGAGGGTAGGCCATGGGCCCCTTGAGACTCACCTTGCTTTTATTGGCCGGCACCATGCTGGCCGCCTGTGAAACCCACGGCCCGGTCGGCCATGCCATGGGGCCCTTCGACTGGAACGACCCCCAGCCGCTCCAAACCTTGAGCGCCAAGGAGCGGATCGGCTCCCCCTTTACCAAAGCGCTGGCCGATGGCTACCAATCCCTCGCCCAGGAACAAGCCGCCGCCGGCTTGGACACTCGCCACTGGGCCCGCAAAGGCCTGC is a window of Pararhodospirillum photometricum DSM 122 DNA encoding:
- the fsa gene encoding fructose-6-phosphate aldolase encodes the protein MKFFIDTANLTDIKELAATGMVDGVTTNPTLAAREGKDFLTLIADICAVVSGPVSAEVTALDATAMIEEGRRLAHIAPNVTVKLPLTRDGLKACRVLSHDGVMVNVTLCFSPGQAILAAKAGATFVSPFVGRLDDLSHDGMDLISDMVRIYANYPAFTTQILVASVRHPLHVIEAARLGAHVATVPPKVLYQLFEHPLTDKGLKAFLDDWAKSGQTIL
- a CDS encoding DUF4167 domain-containing protein, which gives rise to MKNANSRGRPRSRNMNGKRPPNRNQVFDSNGPGVRVRGNAQQLVEKYLAMARDAASQGDRILAENCHQHADHYQRVLNALTGRYIKPDEQPQAPGSFDDDDEGLDDEDPRDTGRDSGRDTNRYDTRYQEPRHHEPRPGEGQQPDLAPLPPRDLGSEPQPIVILDDERPQPVAAPAPKPERAPRRRRRPAAEAQPAAEPEAVSDSRDESVPA
- a CDS encoding SRPBCC domain-containing protein, with the protein product MSSAVQTVCEINAPPSQVWQVLTDFPRIGTWNTVLQSIRGRAETGAFLLLTVKLEGRPVLFIPARVTECRPETELVWRGSLPGLFAGDHFFRLQAQPDNTTLLTHGEVFSGLLADTVMTPALRETSRRAYEAINTGLKAEVERPLP
- the parE gene encoding DNA topoisomerase IV subunit B, producing MSDLFQDGAAPRDANAYTAQDIEVLEGLEPVRRRPGMYIGGTDERALHHLVAEILDNAMDEAVAGHAQVIDLEMTADGFVTVRDNGRGIPVDPHPRFPDKSALEVILTTLHSGGKFGGSAYKVSGGLHGVGLSVVNALSDTLKVEVARERTLWAQSYSRGHPQGPLERVGAAPNRRGTTITFHPDPDIFGGRARLKPAILHRMARSKAYLFRGVRIRWACAPELLREDDPTPAEEVLHFPNGLEDFLGAVLEGRPLVAGRVFAGKTTLAEDMGSLEWALCWPEEDEGFFSSYVNTIPTXEGGTHEAGLRNALTRSLKAYGDMAGNRKAASLMPEDVVGGAAVMLSVFIREPQFQGQTKERLVSTEATRLVEQALRDPFDHWLTGAPEVANAVLAHALERAEERQRRRQAREAGRKTATKKLRLPGKLADCTRSTCQGTEVFLVEGDSAGGSAKQARDRETQAVLPLRGKILNVASASLDKMQANQELSDLVEALGCGTRSRFDLERLRYERVIIMTDADVDGAHIASLLMTFFFREMPGLVSAGHLYLAMPPLYRLTQGGTSVYARDDAHREELLRTRFKKGKVEISRFKGLGEMPPAQLRETTMAYATRQLLRVTVPAGRTEEDREEGRAVTRLVEELMGRKPELRFRFIQENARFVEGLDI
- a CDS encoding acyl-CoA thioesterase: MSDAPSAPDAEPRGHLSIRTVAMPADTNHYGDIFGGWLMAQMDLAGGTRARQIAQCRVATVAVNGFTFHKPVSVGDELSCYTELVRSGRTSLSIQVQAWVRRHRDEAIEKVTEGIFVFVALDESGRPHPWHPDTRPA